One genomic segment of Vulpes vulpes isolate BD-2025 chromosome 2, VulVul3, whole genome shotgun sequence includes these proteins:
- the SETX gene encoding probable helicase senataxin isoform X5, with protein sequence MCQSKCHAGLNWENQHWNHLIQDAQKRGAIIKTCDKNYRHDAAKILKLKPVLQRSLTHPPAIAPEASRPQGGLLSGKLDSEFAKTSFTSSLYHTASDSKESAGTVTTKDPERPPIQDRLRDPRLLRRLGMDPEARGTCLRDPQPLSPQHLGATPPSGEPGFPMSHQDPGGVPQATTRGATPNNHRPHVQGEPPAAGTDVPTSKKKGDWEAGLSHRRESRAFSEGDQESWSPDSKHSRKNLDWDRRGLEKDDSGSKKRKLL encoded by the coding sequence GAAAATCAGCACTGGAATCATCTGATTCAGGATGCACAGAAGCGGGGCGCAATCATCAAGACCTGTGACAAGAACTATAGGCACGATGCGGCGAAGATTCTGAAGCTGAAGCCTGTGCTGCAGAGAAGTCTGACTCACCCTCCTGCCATAGCCCCAGAGGCATCCAGACCCCAGGGTGGCTTGCTCAGCGGCAAGCTAGACAGTGAGTTTGCCAAGACCTCTTTCACGTCTTCCCTGTATCACACGGCATCTGACTCCAAGGAATCTGCTGGGACTGTCACTACAAAGGACCCCGAAAGGCCTCCCATTCAGGACCGACTGCGGGACCCACGACTGCTTCGGAGGTTGGGCATGGACCCCGAGGCCAGAGGGACGTGCCTGCGGGATCCgcagcccctgagcccccagcaTCTTGGAGCAACACCTCCCTCAGGAGAGCCAGGCTTCCCCATGAGTCACCAGGACCCAGGGGGTGTGCCCCAGGCCACCACCCGAGGAGCCACGCCAAACAACCACAGACCTCACGTGCAAGGCGAGCCTCCAGCGGCGGGCACAGATGTTCCCACAAGTAAGAAGAAAGGTGACTGGGAAGCAGGGCTGAGCCACAGAAGAGAGAGCAGGGCCTTCAGTGAAGGGGACCAGGAGAGCTGGAGCCCCGACAGCAAGCACTCGAGGAAGAACCTGGACTGGGACAGGAGAGGGCTGGAGAAGGATGACAGTGGCtctaagaaaagaaagcttttatAG